A DNA window from Pseudarthrobacter sp. W1I19 contains the following coding sequences:
- a CDS encoding DUF1304 domain-containing protein produces the protein MILASLLFAFLAAALHVYIFTMESVTWTRPATWKRFGVGSQADAEVTRPLAYNQGFYNLFLAIGAFIGVGLAALGEEGSGRSVAGWTLVFSSCGSMVLAAAVLAGTGRKYLRPAATQGTLPLLAVVLGTLALVMT, from the coding sequence ATGATCCTGGCCTCCCTCCTTTTTGCCTTCCTGGCCGCCGCGCTGCACGTCTACATCTTCACCATGGAGTCGGTGACCTGGACCAGGCCGGCCACCTGGAAGCGTTTCGGTGTGGGTTCGCAGGCCGACGCTGAAGTCACCCGGCCGCTGGCCTACAACCAGGGCTTCTACAACCTGTTCCTGGCCATCGGAGCTTTCATCGGCGTTGGCCTGGCGGCGTTGGGCGAGGAGGGATCGGGCCGGTCCGTGGCGGGCTGGACCCTGGTCTTCAGCAGCTGCGGTTCCATGGTGCTGGCCGCCGCGGTACTGGCCGGAACCGGCAGGAAGTACCTCCGGCCCGCAGCCACCCAGGGCACCCTGCCGCTGCTCGCCGTCGTGCTGGGCACTCTGGCCCTCGTTATGACCTGA
- a CDS encoding acyltransferase, giving the protein MASPGPGTATGRDPVIDLVRFFCLALVVVGHCMMVGPVLQADGTVTTENTLAEQDWFVPVIWIFMVMPLFFVTGGATGLQSWRRLKASGGTAAQFVRLRLLRLVRPAMALLAVMFLGLGAAGRLGVHPQVVQLMAAGAAMPLWFLAAYLAAQLNIPLLAACHTRAPWLTMAALTALVVAVDCLRGALPALAYANLVFLWCAVQQLGFLAADGHWPRVSRSGLVGVALAANLVLGTVTGLGLYPGNMLVNLNPPNLCLFLLGISQAAILELSRPALAPLCAVRWVHGLLYVAGTRSLTVYLWHLPLLVGMSGLLLLTPVPKPPSGTAPWWWARPMVLLALILLLLPVMAVFGRLEERPTAVSTSRCRPPDVAAAVVVAFLPVAAAALGGLTLELLGAGAVCFAIAVLLLRGMPGRVSGPAGSTSRDPRRRGHRGIASGVK; this is encoded by the coding sequence ATGGCATCCCCGGGACCCGGCACGGCAACCGGCCGTGACCCCGTCATCGACCTTGTCCGGTTCTTTTGCCTCGCCCTGGTAGTGGTGGGCCATTGCATGATGGTCGGCCCGGTGCTGCAGGCGGACGGCACCGTGACCACAGAAAACACCCTTGCGGAGCAGGACTGGTTCGTGCCCGTCATCTGGATTTTTATGGTGATGCCGCTCTTCTTCGTCACCGGAGGCGCCACCGGTCTGCAGTCGTGGCGGCGGCTCAAGGCCTCCGGTGGCACGGCAGCCCAGTTCGTCCGGCTACGGCTGCTGCGCCTGGTGCGGCCGGCCATGGCACTGCTGGCCGTGATGTTCCTGGGCCTCGGGGCCGCCGGACGGCTGGGAGTCCACCCGCAGGTTGTGCAGCTGATGGCGGCGGGCGCGGCGATGCCGCTGTGGTTCCTGGCTGCCTACCTGGCGGCGCAGCTGAACATTCCGCTGCTGGCCGCCTGCCACACCCGGGCACCTTGGCTCACCATGGCCGCCCTCACGGCGCTGGTGGTGGCAGTGGACTGCCTGCGGGGCGCACTGCCCGCCCTGGCCTACGCCAACCTGGTGTTCCTCTGGTGCGCTGTGCAGCAGCTTGGCTTCCTGGCGGCCGACGGGCACTGGCCCAGGGTTTCACGGTCCGGCCTCGTGGGCGTTGCCTTGGCGGCGAACCTTGTTCTGGGAACCGTGACGGGCCTCGGGCTGTACCCGGGCAACATGCTGGTGAACCTCAATCCGCCCAACCTTTGCCTCTTCCTGCTGGGGATTTCGCAGGCCGCCATCCTGGAACTTTCCCGGCCGGCGCTGGCACCACTGTGCGCCGTGCGGTGGGTGCACGGCCTGTTGTACGTTGCCGGAACCCGCTCGTTGACCGTGTACCTCTGGCATCTTCCGCTGCTGGTGGGAATGTCCGGCCTGCTCCTCCTCACCCCCGTCCCCAAGCCCCCATCCGGCACGGCTCCATGGTGGTGGGCCAGGCCCATGGTGCTCCTGGCCCTGATCCTCCTGCTGCTCCCGGTGATGGCGGTCTTTGGCCGCCTGGAGGAACGTCCGACGGCGGTGAGCACCTCCCGCTGCCGCCCGCCTGACGTGGCGGCCGCCGTGGTGGTGGCCTTCCTTCCCGTCGCAGCGGCCGCGCTGGGCGGGTTGACGCTGGAACTGCTGGGAGCCGGCGCTGTGTGCTTTGCCATTGCCGTCCTGTTGCTGCGCGGAATGCCGGGCAGGGTGTCCGGTCCTGCGGGGTCCACATCCCGGGATCCCCGCAGGAGGGGGCACCGGGGCATTGCCAGCGGGGTGAAGTAG
- a CDS encoding class II fructose-bisphosphate aldolase produces the protein MRTRLDHLVTSALQHGSAVPAFTCYDFTTALAVVAAAEESGRGVILLVAPRTAATPNGLRLMGALRGLADAAAVPVAVQLDHATDLSVMADAVAAGADSVLADGSSLAYEDNIALVRAARELLGPDVVLEAELGGLAGDEDRAFGADQSGVSVAGLTDSGQVEDFVSRTGAELLAVAVGNVHGKYKGEPQLRWEVLQDIAVRTHIPLVLHGASGIPAEELVKAASMNVGKVNFNTELRTGVLSTLQEQLPAHRSDGENLQGLLGHWNQSAANFASTTLATLTR, from the coding sequence ATGCGCACCCGACTCGACCACCTGGTCACTTCCGCCCTGCAGCACGGCTCGGCCGTCCCGGCCTTCACCTGCTACGACTTCACCACCGCGCTGGCAGTGGTGGCCGCTGCCGAGGAATCCGGCCGCGGCGTCATCCTGCTGGTCGCACCCAGAACAGCCGCCACACCCAACGGCCTGCGCCTAATGGGAGCCCTTCGCGGCCTCGCCGACGCCGCAGCCGTTCCGGTCGCGGTGCAGCTTGACCACGCCACCGACCTTTCAGTGATGGCCGACGCCGTCGCCGCCGGGGCGGATTCCGTCCTCGCCGACGGTTCGTCCCTCGCTTACGAGGACAATATTGCGCTGGTCCGCGCCGCCCGGGAGCTGCTGGGTCCGGACGTGGTGCTGGAAGCCGAGCTGGGCGGCCTGGCCGGAGACGAGGACCGCGCCTTCGGCGCAGACCAGTCCGGCGTTTCAGTGGCCGGGCTGACGGATTCGGGGCAGGTGGAGGACTTCGTGTCCCGGACCGGCGCGGAACTGCTGGCGGTCGCCGTCGGAAATGTCCACGGCAAGTACAAGGGCGAGCCGCAATTGCGTTGGGAGGTCCTGCAGGACATCGCCGTGCGGACCCATATCCCGCTGGTGCTCCATGGCGCCTCCGGCATTCCCGCTGAAGAGCTGGTGAAGGCGGCGTCCATGAACGTAGGCAAGGTCAACTTCAACACGGAGCTTCGCACCGGTGTGCTCTCCACATTGCAGGAGCAGTTGCCGGCCCACCGGTCTGACGGTGAAAACCTCCAAGGGCTCCTGGGCCACTGGAACCAGTCCGCGGCCAACTTCGCCAGCACCACACTGGCGACCCTCACCCGCTGA